From the Gymnogyps californianus isolate 813 unplaced genomic scaffold, ASM1813914v2 HiC_scaffold_158, whole genome shotgun sequence genome, one window contains:
- the LOC127028054 gene encoding E3 SUMO-protein ligase ZBED1-like: MREHLVRKHSIRDTLLSQLKDDQTSESDYAAQENAVKRSRQMTPESGLYHAASCSEPRTDVILELVLEMIFRDLHPLSMVKDKGFGLLIGYLEPSFTLPSPVQLSSMLWHRYNVVKQHLERYLQTAQAIVVCVEFWVSQLGQTYLTITANFIDGEWRRARCVMETQQVHEDNAEGDLGEKLYAVLSEFGLPSKSVFCVMHDSPQSAAANSPQLKAAYGWSSLCCAARTLHLCIKAGLEVEQVQEALSTARGIVRYFQQDAKATCSLNSKLEAINKTKLKLVTDVGSRWITTIEMCESLLDLKWAIMSVLEEHPKGTAAVQNLADHQWKLLQDLVPVMRTIKIATSFLREEQNVSVSSLMPCIHGIVAAIGQQSEEAGAVIKTVVGNIRSELTRRWGLSEDEKVLESPAVIASFLDPRFKEMRFLSPSLRSELHKRVKNMLSQVFNHQSPSATQLWLPNSDYKAEGGDAGSQLSAHKDRCSSTPSQSMYDILLGKDPTESMPEIHQQLENYIVEPLCKRSTNPLDWWKNNEHRFPAVARLSRQYLAVPATAVLPDQAFAAGESALEHRRAVLAPENLDQILFLHQNFDFLESMRSGNETRNRTLH; this comes from the coding sequence ATGCGGGAGCACCTGGTGAGGAAGCACAGCATCCGCGACACCTTGCTCTCCCAGCTCAAGGACGACCAGACTTCCGAATCCGACTACGCGGCGCAGGAAAACGCCGTGAAACGTTCCCGGCAGATGACGCCGGAGAGCGGCCTCTACCACGCCGCGTCCTGCTCGGAACCCAGGACCGACGTGATCCTGGAGCTGGTGCTGGAGATGATCTTCCGCGACCTGCACCCTCTTTCCATGGTGAAGGACAAAGGGTTTGGGCTCCTCATCGGATACCTGGAGCCAAGTTTTACCCTCCCGTCGCCCGTGCAGCTCTCCAGCATGCTGTGGCACCGGTACAACGTGGTGAAGCAGCACCTGGAGCGGTACTTGCAGACGGCGCAGGCCATCGTGGTCTGCGTGGAGTTCTGGGTTTCCCAGCTCGGCCAGACCTACCTGACTATCACGGCCAACTTCATCGACGGGGAGTGGCGGCGGGCACGGTGCGTCATGGAGACGCAGCAAGTGCACGAAGACAACGCGGAGGGCGATTTAGGGGAGAAGCTGTACGCCGTCCTCTCCGAATTCGGGTTGCCCAGCAAATCCGTCTTCTGCGTCATGCACGACAGCCCGCAGAGCGCGGCGGCGAACTCGCCGCAGCTGAAGGCGGCGTACGGCTGGAGCAGCCTGTGCTGCGCCGCGCGCACCCTTCACCTCTGCATCAAAGCGGGGCTGGAAGTGGAGCAGGTACAAGAAGCCCTGAGCACCGCCCGGGGCATCGTCAGGTATTTTCAGCAGGACGCAAAAGCCACTTGCTCCTTGAACAGCAAGCTAGAAGCCATCAATAAAACCAAGCTGAAGCTGGTGACGGACGTGGGGTCGCGCTGGATAACCACCATCGAAATGTGCGAGAGTCTCTTAGACCTGAAGTGGGCCATCATGTCCGTGCTGGAGGAACACCCCAAGGGCACGGCGGCTGTCCAGAACCTGGCCGACCACCAGTGGAAGCTCCTGCAGGACCTGGTACCGGTCATGAGGACCATCAAGATCGCGACCTCCTTCCTGCGCGAGGAGCAGAACGTCTCCGTATCTTCTCTGATGCCTTGCATCCACGGGATCGTCGCCGCCATCGGACAGCAGTCGGAAGAGGCCGGCGCCGTCATCAAGACGGTAGTGGGCAACATCAGGTCAGAGCTGACGCGGCGCTGGGGGTTATCGGAGGACGAGAAAGTGCTAGAAAGCCCAGCAGTTATCGCCTCTTTTTTGGACCCGCGCTTCAAGGAGATGAGGTTTCTCAGCCCCAGCCTGAGAAGCGAGCTGCACAAGAGAGTCAAAAACATGCTGTCGCAGGTTTTCAATCACCAGTCCCCATCTGCTACCCAGCTCTGGCTGCCAAACTCGGATTACAAAGCCGAGGGCGGAGACGCGGGCAGCCAGCTGTCTGCTCACAAGGACAGATGCTCGAGCACCCCGTCACAGAGCATGTACGACATCCTTTTGGGGAAGGACCCGACCGAGAGCATGCCCGAGATCCACCAGCAACTGGAAAACTACATCGTGGAGCCCCTCTGCAAGCGCAGCACCAACCCGCTGGACTGGTGGAAGAACAACGAGCATCGCTTCCCGGCCGTGGCGCGGCTGAGCCGGCAGTACCTCGCCGTCCCAGCCACCGCCGTGCTGCCCGACCAGGCCTTCGCCGCCGGCGAAAGCGCCCTGGAGCATCGGCGAGCCGTCCTGGCGCCGGAGAACCTGGACCAAATTCTGTTCTTGCATcaaaattttgactttttaGAATCGATGAGAAGCGGTAACGAGACTCGGAACAGAACTCTGCACTAA
- the PRSS16 gene encoding LOW QUALITY PROTEIN: thymus-specific serine protease (The sequence of the model RefSeq protein was modified relative to this genomic sequence to represent the inferred CDS: inserted 1 base in 1 codon; deleted 2 bases in 1 codon) has translation MSRRWLLLLLLLVRMEAGVSREGPGGPGGGRGAPLEGSLLQPLDHFDRLEGRSLSQRYWINREFWQRPAGPVFLLLGGESGMSPGVLSRGHVVELARAHRALLAGLEHRFYGGSRGTGGPGGPDLRFLSSQQALADLAAFRLHVTSAWGLSPNHTWVCFGGXYAGALAAWARLKFPHLVSAAVASSAPIRAQVDFAGYNRVVSAALSSPTVGGSPECLRAVTAAFAALDGRLRGRRLAGVARDFSCCRPPREPGDRELLAENVADVFAGAVQYNGRRPGDSVAALCRAMTDGRRGSPYRRLVAVNKASLRRGGLPCTPSSRRAAVRELRRPTAWGSRRLWLFQTCTEFGFYPSCRDAACPFSRFQTLRAQLSLCADVFGIAPARVRAAVAFTNAFYGAAHPDTHRVLFVNGALDPWHVLSAGGGRSGVLIAGASHCADMAPPRPGDPPALRAARQRQGAAPNGLCGRGYAPEGRDYGANGRGYGRRGGARVAFSRACAGGGPLGPVT, from the exons atgTCCCGgcggtggctgctgctgctgctgctcctggtgcGGATGGAGGCGG GCGTGAGCcgggaggggccgggggggccgggggggggccggggggcccCCCTGGAGGggtccctgctccagcccctcgACCACTTCGACCGCCTGGAGGGACGCAGCCTCAGCCag CGGTACTGGATCAACCGGGAATTCTGGCAGCGGCCGGCTGGACCCGTCTTCCTGCTGCTCGGGGGGGAGAGCGGCATGTCCCCGGGGGTCCTGAGCAGGG GCCACGTGGTGGAGCTGGCGCGGGCGCACAGGGCGCTGCTGGCGGGGCTGGAGCACCGCTTCTACGGGGGCAGCCGGGGAacgggggggccg gggggcccCGACCTGCGCTTCCTCTCCAGCCAGCAGGC CCTGGCCGACCTGGCTGCCTTCCGGCTCCACGTCACGAGCGCGTGGGGCCTCAGCCCCAACCACACCTGGGTCTGTTTCGGGG CCTACGCCGGCGCCCTCGCCGCCTGGGCGCGCCTCAAG tttccccacctggTGTCTGCCGCCGTCGCCTCGTCCGCTCCCATCCGGGCTCAGGTTGACTTCGCCGGATACAACCGT GTCGTCTCAGCCGCCCTCTCCAGCCCCACCGTGGGGGGGTCCCCAGAG TGCCTGAGGGCGGTGACGGCGGCCTTCGCGGCGCTGGACGGGCGGTTGCGTGGCCGGCGGTTGGCGGGGGTGGCGCGGGATTTCTCCTGTTGCCGACCCCCCCGGGAACCGGGGGACCGGGAGCTGCTGGCCGAGAACGTGGCCGACGTCTTCGCCGGGGCGGTGCAGTACAACGGCCGCCGTCCCGGTGATTCGGTGGCCGCTCTTTGCCGCGCCATGACCGACGGCCGCCGCGGCTCCCCGTACCGCCGGCTCGTGGCCGTCAACaag GCCTCCCTGCGGCGCGGGGGGCTGCCCTGCACCCCCAGTTCGCGGCGGGCGGCCGTGCGGGAGCTGCGTCGCCCCACGGCCTGGGGCAGCCGCCGGCTCTGGCTCTTCCAGACCTGCACCGAGTTCGGCTTCT ACCCCAGCTGCCGGGACGCCGCCTGCCCCTTCTCCCGCTTCCAGACGCTGCGGGCACAGCTCAGCCTCTGCGCCGACGTCTTCGGCATCGCCCCGGCACGCGTCCGGGCCGCCGTCGCCTTTACCAACGCCTTCTACGGGGCCGCGCACCCCGACACCCACCGCGTCCTCTTCGTCAACG GCGCGCTGGACCCCTGGCACGTGCTGAGCGCGGGGGGGGGCCGTTCGGGGGTGCTGATCGCGGGGGCCTCCCACTGCGCCGACAtggcccccccccgccccggggacCCCCCGGCGCTGAGGGCCGCCCGCCAG cGCCAGGGGGCGGCACCGAACGGCCTCTGTGGGCGTGGCTACGCGCCCGAGGGGCGTGACTATGGCGCTAACGGGCGGGGCTacgggcggcggggcggggcccgggTAGCTTTCTCGCGCGCATGCGCGGGGGGTGGGCCCTTGGGCCCCGTCACGTGA
- the DMAC2 gene encoding distal membrane-arm assembly complex protein 2 — protein sequence MAALRAVLGYRGVPTPRPPPGQSRRAAGGLLQRLGQWFYEVEAAVAWGERLQRQRLQRRNAYHGFLRDTYGDNVAAAVFTLSCGGGFEGQKHWIRPEGRWQPEVLRLRDVPVVALDLSGSPLNYNGLDNLVPLTRLQHLDLSGCPHLDDWALGRLHVFGDSLRELSVARCPRVTERGLATLHHLRELQRLDVAGVHVSSPGLVRILLEEMLLGCQVLGMDLGEGTGTGTPPGESKPPT from the exons ATGGCGGCGCTGAGGGCG GTCCTGGGGTACCGGGGGGTCCCCACCCCGCGCCCCCCACCCGGGCAGAGccggagggcggcgggggggctgcTGCAGCGCCTGGGCCAGTGGTTCTATGAGGTGGAGGCGGCGGTGGCGTGGGGAGAGCGGCTGCAGCGGCAGcggctgcagaggaggaacgC gtaCCACGGCTTCCTCAGGGACACCTACGGGGACAACGTGGCGGCTGCCGTCTTCACCCTGTCCTGCGGTGGGGG atTTGAGGGGCAGAAGCACTGGATCAGGCCGGAGGGCCGCTGGCAGCCCGAGGTGCTGCGCCTTCGTGACGTCCCCGTGGTGGCCCTGGACCTCAGCGGCTCCCCCCTCAACTATAACGGCTTGGACAACCTGG tgCCACTGACCCGGCTGCAGCACCTTGACCTGAGCGGGTGCCCCCACCTCGACGACTGGGCGCTGGGGCGGCTGCACGTCTTTGGGGACAGCCTGCGGGAGCTGTCGGTGGCCCGGTGTCCTCGCGTCACCGAGAGGGGCCTGGCAACCCTCCACCACCTCCG GGAGCTCCAGCGCCTGGACGTGGCAGGGGTGCACGTATCCAGCCCGGGGCTGGTCCGTATCCTGCTGGAGGAGATGTTGCTGGGCTGCCAGGTCCTGGGCATGGACCTCGGGGAAGGCACAGGGACGGGGACACCGCCGGGGGAAAGCAAGCCCCCCACCTGA